From a region of the Rathayibacter sp. VKM Ac-2804 genome:
- a CDS encoding ABC transporter ATP-binding protein: MTPSSEPPRAPSRLAGADLVLGFGRRTVVDGVSVQLEPGRVTALVGPNGSGKSTLLRALARLHAPSGGAVVLDGDRPATALSSRDFAREVTLFAQSRTAPQGLSVREVVAFGRHPHRRAFAGPSSRDRDAVERAMATTGVLSMAERAAGELSGGELQRVWLASCLAQQTGVVLLDEPTNHLDLRYQVETLDLIRDLAEVHGAAVGVVLHDLDHAARVADRLLLLSDGRILAEGDPLAVLTAEHIEAAYGLRVEVAVDERTGHLRIDPVSRHGPRLHDPLHQTPARSREDTEE, encoded by the coding sequence ATGACTCCCTCCTCCGAGCCTCCGCGTGCGCCCTCGCGCCTCGCCGGCGCCGATCTCGTGCTCGGCTTCGGCCGGCGCACCGTCGTCGACGGCGTCTCGGTGCAGCTCGAGCCGGGCCGGGTGACGGCGCTCGTCGGACCGAACGGCTCGGGCAAGTCGACGCTGCTGCGCGCGCTGGCGCGGCTGCACGCCCCGAGCGGCGGAGCCGTCGTCCTCGACGGCGACCGCCCGGCGACGGCGCTGAGCAGCCGTGACTTCGCCCGCGAGGTGACCCTCTTCGCGCAGAGCCGCACCGCACCGCAGGGGCTCAGTGTCCGCGAGGTCGTCGCCTTCGGCCGCCACCCGCACCGCAGGGCCTTCGCCGGACCGTCCTCGCGGGACCGCGATGCGGTCGAGCGGGCGATGGCCACCACCGGCGTGCTGTCGATGGCCGAGCGGGCGGCCGGCGAGCTCAGCGGCGGCGAGCTGCAGCGGGTCTGGCTGGCGTCCTGCCTCGCTCAGCAGACCGGCGTGGTGCTGCTCGACGAGCCGACCAACCACCTCGACCTCCGCTACCAGGTGGAGACGCTCGATCTGATCCGCGATCTCGCCGAGGTGCACGGCGCCGCCGTCGGCGTCGTCCTGCACGACCTCGACCACGCGGCGCGCGTCGCCGACCGCCTGCTGCTGCTGAGCGACGGGCGGATCCTCGCCGAGGGCGATCCCCTCGCCGTGCTCACCGCGGAGCACATCGAGGCGGCCTACGGCCTGCGGGTCGAGGTCGCGGTGGACGAGCGGACCGGCCACCTGCGCATCGACCCCGTCAGCCGGCACGGCCCTCGCCTGCACGACCCGCTCCACCAGACCCCTGCCCGTTCCCGAGAGGACACCGAAGAATGA
- a CDS encoding helix-turn-helix transcriptional regulator, protein MDEDSARGTWRREPSTVVVADTGTPSRIAEPFAIAADSVLLEAPHEFAPHRHELHELVWVRGGTMTVRLEHRILTVPDGFGVWIPAGTEHAGRTTARTALCDALFDPERSPVPITTPVLVEVTPVLAALLTRLSRSDLEPAARLRAEAVVFDVIAPSSEQYSVTVPQGERLAPLVAALLDDPTDRRTLADWAEHLGVGERTLSRLLRAQTGLSFLQWRQALRAHRALALLAEGRRVQDVSELMGHTHPSTFIAAFKRVMGTTPGAFAQDQRAAAN, encoded by the coding sequence ATGGACGAGGACAGCGCACGGGGCACCTGGCGGCGCGAGCCGAGCACCGTCGTCGTCGCCGACACCGGGACGCCGTCGCGCATCGCCGAGCCGTTCGCGATCGCGGCCGACAGCGTCCTGCTCGAGGCACCGCACGAGTTCGCGCCGCACCGCCACGAGCTGCATGAGCTGGTCTGGGTCCGCGGCGGCACCATGACGGTCCGGCTCGAGCACCGGATCCTGACCGTGCCCGACGGCTTCGGCGTCTGGATCCCGGCCGGGACGGAGCACGCCGGGCGGACGACCGCGCGCACCGCGCTCTGCGACGCGCTCTTCGACCCGGAGCGCTCGCCCGTGCCGATCACGACGCCGGTCCTCGTCGAGGTGACGCCCGTGCTGGCCGCGCTCCTCACCCGGCTGTCCCGCTCCGACCTGGAGCCTGCGGCGCGGCTGCGGGCGGAGGCGGTGGTCTTCGACGTGATCGCGCCGTCGAGCGAGCAGTACTCCGTCACCGTTCCGCAGGGCGAGCGGCTCGCGCCGCTGGTCGCGGCGCTCCTCGACGACCCGACCGACCGGCGGACGCTCGCCGACTGGGCGGAGCACCTCGGCGTCGGCGAGCGGACCCTCTCCCGCCTCCTCCGCGCGCAGACCGGGCTGTCCTTCCTGCAGTGGCGCCAGGCGCTCCGAGCGCACCGCGCGCTCGCGCTGCTCGCGGAGGGGCGCAGGGTGCAGGACGTCTCGGAGCTGATGGGGCACACGCACCCGAGCACCTTCATCGCGGCGTTCAAGCGGGTGATGGGGACCACTCCGGGCGCCTTCGCGCAGGACCAGCGCGCCGCGGCGAACTGA